CCGCCTCAAGCAGATGAAGAGACGCCAACACGCCGCCAGCCAGATTGACCAGCAGGTGCAACGGATTGACAAACGGCATCAGCAGATTGACCAGCACCACCAGCCAAAACAGCAGGGTCAACAACTTCCCCAGCCCCCAAA
This region of Pseudomonas mandelii genomic DNA includes:
- a CDS encoding DUF1145 domain-containing protein, whose amino-acid sequence is MKVFWGLGKLLTLLFWLVVLVNLLMPFVNPLHLLVNLAGGVLASLHLLEAVFCFRSLRGRAHPWRDRLKILFFGVFHLQTLPAPTVSKASHA